The following are encoded together in the Peromyscus leucopus breed LL Stock chromosome 1, UCI_PerLeu_2.1, whole genome shotgun sequence genome:
- the Selenos gene encoding selenoprotein S, producing MEHAEEPLSARPALETEGLRFLHVTVGSLLASYGWYILFSCILLYIVIQKLAVRLRALRQRQLDQAEAVLEPDAVVKRQEALAAARLRMQEDLNAQVEKHKEKLRQLEEEKRRQKIEMWDSMQEGRSYRRSTGRPQEEDGPGPSTSSVTPKGKSDKKPLRGGGYNPLTGEGGGTCSWRPGRRGPSSGG from the exons ATGGAGCACGCCGAGGAACCTCTGTCCGCGCGGCCGGCGCTGGAGACCGAGGGCCTGAGATTCCTGCACGTCACAG TGGGCTCCCTGCTGGCCAGCTACGGCTGGTACATCCTCTTCAGCTGCATCCTTCTCTACATTGTCATCCAGAAACTCGCAGTCCGACTGAGGGcgttgaggcagaggcagctggaccaAGCTGAGGCTGTTCTGG AACCTGATGCTGTTGTTAAGCGACAAGAGGCTTTAGCAGCTGCTCGTTTGAGAATGCAGGAAGATCTAAATGCCCAGGTtgaaaaacataaggaaaaactAAGACAG CTTGAAGAAGAGAAACGGAGACAGAAGATTGAAATGTGGGACAGCATGCAGGAAGGCAGAAGTTACAGAAGAAGTACGGGAAGGCCTCAG GAAGAAGATGGTCCTGGGCCTTCTACTTCATCTGTCACCCCCAAAGGAAAATCTGACAAAAAGCCTTTGCGGGGAGGTG GTTATAACCCTCTGACTGGTGAAGGGGGTGGAACCTGCTCCTGGAGACCTGGACGCAGGGGCCCATCATCTGGTGGATGA